From a single Asticcacaulis sp. MM231 genomic region:
- a CDS encoding DNA repair protein RecN gives MLTRLTIADVVLVDRLELDIRSGLSVLTGETGAGKSILLNSLGLATGARADAGLIRAGAAQASVTAEFEIASAHPLYDFLEDKGLALEAGEPLLLRRVVSRDGRSKAFVNDQAVSVAVLKALGGSLLEVHGQHETVGLLDARSHLGMLDTYGANSRELARVSESWKALKAIRDEHRDLMKRAHADKAELETLTLRLQELDRLNPQADEEATLASERALLGAGERALEDISEARNAVGGDQLSQRLVKAFRALDHARTRAMQAGATSEDEVLKRLTLAADALDRTLIAADEALALMDQAADSLDVEPGQLDRCEERLFALRAMARKLSVLVEDLPKERVRIAASLNQIEDLDAHLARLTIAMHEAQKTFHAAVEALHVKREQAGVTLAAAVMDELVPLKLDKARFRVSVKALEPERYGLNGGDVVEFEVKTNPGAANLPEEGWGGLGAIASGGELARFALALKAALASRGGEDTVGPVMIFDEVDQGVGGAVADAVGLRLKRLAQNQQVIVVTHSPQVAARGDQHLRVSKAEHQDSVRSTVTILEPEEALEELARMLSGAEITPEARAAAIRLKSAEAV, from the coding sequence ATGTTAACTCGTCTGACGATTGCCGATGTGGTCCTGGTCGATCGCCTGGAACTGGATATCCGTTCTGGCTTAAGTGTGCTGACCGGCGAAACCGGCGCGGGCAAATCGATCCTGCTCAATTCTCTGGGCCTGGCCACCGGTGCGCGCGCCGATGCCGGCCTGATCCGTGCGGGCGCGGCGCAGGCCTCGGTCACTGCCGAATTCGAGATCGCCTCGGCGCATCCGCTTTATGATTTCCTCGAAGACAAGGGGCTGGCGCTGGAAGCCGGTGAGCCCTTGCTGCTGCGCCGCGTGGTGTCACGCGATGGCCGCTCCAAGGCCTTTGTCAACGATCAGGCGGTCAGCGTCGCCGTGCTCAAGGCGCTGGGTGGCAGCCTGCTTGAAGTGCATGGCCAGCACGAAACCGTGGGGTTGCTCGATGCCCGTTCGCATCTGGGGATGCTTGATACTTACGGCGCCAATAGCCGCGAACTGGCCAGGGTATCGGAAAGCTGGAAGGCGTTGAAAGCCATCCGCGACGAACACCGCGATCTGATGAAGCGCGCACATGCCGACAAGGCCGAACTGGAAACCCTTACCTTACGTTTACAGGAGCTGGACCGGCTCAATCCGCAAGCCGACGAGGAGGCGACGCTGGCGTCCGAACGCGCGCTTCTGGGCGCTGGTGAGCGGGCGCTGGAGGATATTTCCGAGGCGCGCAATGCGGTGGGCGGCGATCAGTTGTCGCAGCGTCTGGTCAAGGCGTTCCGTGCGCTCGATCACGCCCGCACGCGCGCCATGCAGGCCGGTGCCACGTCCGAGGATGAGGTCTTAAAGCGCCTGACCCTGGCCGCCGATGCGCTCGATCGTACCCTGATCGCGGCCGATGAAGCCCTGGCGCTGATGGATCAGGCGGCAGATAGCCTGGATGTCGAACCCGGCCAGCTTGATCGCTGCGAGGAGCGCTTGTTCGCTCTACGGGCCATGGCGCGCAAGTTGAGTGTGCTGGTCGAGGACCTGCCGAAGGAGCGCGTGCGTATCGCCGCCAGCCTGAACCAGATCGAGGATCTCGATGCCCATCTGGCGCGTCTGACCATCGCTATGCATGAGGCGCAAAAGACCTTCCACGCCGCTGTTGAAGCCCTGCATGTCAAGCGCGAGCAGGCCGGCGTGACGCTGGCGGCGGCGGTGATGGACGAACTGGTGCCGCTTAAGCTTGACAAGGCGCGCTTCCGCGTCAGTGTGAAGGCGCTGGAGCCGGAACGCTATGGCCTGAACGGCGGCGATGTCGTCGAATTCGAGGTCAAGACCAATCCCGGCGCCGCCAATCTTCCTGAAGAAGGATGGGGTGGCCTTGGCGCCATCGCCTCCGGCGGCGAACTGGCGCGCTTTGCTTTGGCTTTGAAAGCCGCGCTGGCGTCACGCGGCGGCGAAGATACTGTTGGTCCGGTCATGATTTTCGATGAAGTCGATCAGGGCGTCGGCGGCGCCGTGGCCGATGCGGTGGGCCTGCGCCTCAAGCGTCTGGCGCAGAACCAGCAGGTTATCGTGGTGACGCACTCCCCCCAAGTGGCGGCGCGCGGCGATCAGCACCTCAGGGTCTCCAAGGCCGAACATCAGGACAGCGTGCGCTCGACGGTCACCATACTGGAACCGGAAGAAGCGCTGGAAGAACTGGCGCGGATGCTCTCCGGCGCGGAAATTACGCCCGAAGCGCGTGCCGCTGCAATCAGGCTTAAAAGCGCCGAGGCTGTGTGA